The Homo sapiens chromosome 10, GRCh38.p14 Primary Assembly sequence TTGCTGGGATGGGGACGGGGAGAACTGGAGAAACTGGGTGGCGGTCTGGAGAATGCTTACCATCAAGTCTCTGCAGCAGGTCATTCTTGGGTAAAGAAATGACTTCCACAAACTCTAAACAGACAAAGTGCAAGTGAAAACAAAGCTAACGTCAAGAGCCTACCAAAACAACCCAAAATGtctgcagccatcaccactacaCTAAGTCATACACGCTCGGCCACCAGGAGTTGCAGAACATACCTCCATCCCCTGGaaataaacagaaggaaaacaTTTCAGCAAGGCCTGGAGTGGTAACATCGGAAGACTTTTATACAAGAGGCGTCAAAAAGGCTTTGAGAATTTCACAGAAGCCTGGGTTTCTGCTAACTTAATTTATATACATTGTCAAACTCGAGCAGTATGAAGTTATTGTTCTCCACATAATGTTAAGTAGCAAAATTTAAAGCATATTCGatagtatgtatatttttatagatatgaaTCTGCgtattatgtaaaatatacagaacataTAAAAACTTACCTTTTAACCACTATGAAGGtacaattcagtagcattaaATAACATTCAAAAAGGTGCACAACCACCACCagtatccatctccagaacttttcatgACACCCAACAGAAACTCGGGATCCACTCAACACTAATTCCCCATCCCTAGTAGCGCTTACTCTACTGTCTTCCTCTATCAGTTTGTCTATTCTGGGCACCCAGATACGTAGAATCAGAGTATTTGCCCATCATGTTATCGCATGTTTCagcgtgtatgtgtgtttgtgtgtataccACACTTTGTGGATGCATTCATCTGCTGGCAGACACCTGGGTTGTTTCCACAGAGGCGGCCATGAACACAGGCACGCAAGTATATGAGTCCCTGTTTCACTTCTTCTGGGTGTAGACTTAGGAGATGAAATGCCAGATCATATAATAATTCTGTATCTAATATgctgaggaactgccaaacttttccacagtgtctcatatgtatatgtgcagttcaaaaattaagatttattttatttatttatttatttatttatttatttatttatttatttatttattttttggagacagggtctcagtctgttgcccgggctggagtgcagtggtgtgatcttgactcactgcaacctccgcctcctgggttcaagtgattcttgtgtctcagcttcccgagtagctgggattacaggtgcgcaccaccatgcctggctaatttttgtatttttagtagagtcagggtttcaccatgttggccaggctgatctcgagctcctgacctcaagtgatccacccacctcaaccttccaaagtgctgggattacaggcatgagccaccacgcccggcaaaaaATAAGACTTAAAATTAGTTGCAGTGGGATACTGAAACATAAATATGAACAACTGAAGAGGGTAAGAAGTTAAAGAATATCACTGATACTGATTTACTGTGGTGCACATATAAATACCCCCTTTAAAAGGATGGGAGAGACAACACGGAATTGACAGAGACATCACAGCTTTTGAATCCAAAGTTGCTAAGAAATATTATAGAGCAAAGAGAAATAGTGAATAATCTGCTGCCCGTTAACAATTACttaggccatttttttttttttaagagagacatggtctcattctgtcacagagtggcaccatcatagctcctccaactcctgggcttaagtgatcctcctgcctcaccttccagagcagctgggactacaggggaaCTTAGGCCATTCTTAAAATATACATGAAGACAGAAACCAGGGTGATTTAAGTTTCTCACTGTTTACTACTTAAGCCTGCAGCTCATATTACTAAGTGGGAATACACTTCATATAGAAAACAGGGAAATatgtcatttaacatttttttacaaAGAAAGCGTAAAGATGAATGAAGtggcaaaagaaaaatgctaaaataCATGATTAGGAAGAGAGACAAGAATACTGATGAAGTCTATTTGAAAGACCGATTCTTTCCATGAAAGACTACATTCTTTTAATAAATCAAACTAGCAGCAAGTTCCAAGACACGTAATGCAACCACACCACCTTCATCACAGCCGACACACACATACCTGGCTTTGGCTTCGGCCTTGCGTTTTCGGCATCATCTCCGTTAATGGTGACTGTCACGATGTGTATAGTACAGTTTGACAAGCCTGGGTCCATACAGACCGCTGTGGAGAGAAGGGACAGTCAGATGCGTCAGTCCCTTTGGCATTTGTTTCACTATGGTCTTAGGAAGAAGATGCGTCCCGCAGCTCAGCATTGACGTGGAGGTGATGCGGGAAAACTAGTTCTCACATTTGGTAGGCAGATCTGCAGGCTGCAAAGCATCTGGGCACTCACACTCTCCCCAGAGCTCTCGAGTCAAGCTTGCTAGGTCTGCGGGGTTAGATGGTACTGTCAAGTCATAAAATCCCTTCACCACATCAAACTCAAAAAAATCTTCCAGTGATGAGGGTAGCACATGCATGAGATGGGTGAGCAATAAAACTCAGGGGGTAGGAAATTCCTAAAGGcaattgattttttgagacagagtttcactttgctcttattgcccaggatggagtgcactggcgtgatcttggctcactgcaacctctgcctcctgggttcaattctcctgcctcagcctcccgagtagctgggatcacaggtgtgcgccacccggctaatttttgtatttttagtagagatgggtttcaccatgttggtcaggctggtctcgaactcctgacctcaggtgatccacctgcctcggcctcccaaagtgctgggattacaggcatgagccaccacatccagccaaaaggcaatttaatttcattaattctcCCCCAACTTCAGGCCCTTCTGGCTCCAGTTTCCTCCTGGGAGGGGAGATTCCCTTACACTTGGTGACCAGTCctaatctgtgatttctttctcttcagtGAATTCTGAGCGTAAAGAACACCCAAATAATCAATCCCTTCCCAGACGGAGGAATCCATCACTTGGTGAATTTTCAAGCAATACCAACCTGGAGAACATTCGGCAATGTCCCCTTTGTAGCCAGTTTCTTCTTCAAGCTCCCGGAGAGCAGCTGCTtctggggtttcaccatcatCTATGAGACCTGCAAGTCCAAATCATTGGTGTGATGGGAGCGGGAAATCCGGTTCTTTaaaccctcctttttttttttttgagatggagtctcactctgtcgcccaggctggagtgcagtggtgcgatctcggcccactgcaacctccgcccgtccaggtttaagcaattctctgcttcagcctccagagtagctgggattacaggcgcgtgccaccacgcccagctaattttttgtatttttagtagagatggggtttcaccatcttagccaggctggtcttgaattcttgatctcatgatccacccacgtcagcctcccaaagtgctgggattacaggtgtgagccactgcgcccggctgaacCCCTCATTCTTGTAACACACCTGCTGCTGCACTACGTTAGGAGAATCGGAGCACTGTGAAAAGTGGTCTTACAGAGAAACCTGAGGattggaactctttttttttttttttttgaagatgggagtctcacactgttgcccaggctggagtgcagtggtgtgatcttggctcactgcaacctctgcctcctgggtttaaacgattctcctgcctcagcctcctgagtatctgggaccacaggtacacaccaccatgctcggctaatttttgtatttgtagtagaggctAATTTGTATttagtctcaccatgttggccaggctgctttcgaactcctggcctcaagtgattcacccgcctcagcctcccaaagtgctgggattacaggcatgagccactgtgcccagcttggaatttttatagaaacaaaaaggCGAAAGAATAAAACTCTGAGCAGATGAATCAGGTTCTGAAGGCATCATCCAGTCGTCCTATTCAGACCCAGATCCATCATGAGCCTTCACGACCATCTCCACGCTGCTCTGCACAGCACGGGCAGCATCTGTGAGGAGATGTGACTTGGTGGTGACCAACTGGCTTAGGCTTGGGAGCTTGCTGTGTGGCTGCAGCACAGGAAGCCTGCTCATATTCTGCTTCCTCACACGTAGGATGCTGACAGCATCACCTGTCTTGTCTTCCTCCCTCATAGTAAAACACCGAGGCCTGGGAATGAAAGGCCAGAAAGGAGCAAACTGGTGGCCATTAGGGGACTCCCATGGCCACTGTGAGGAGTGAACAGAGAGgccaaggaagaggaagggagcagCAACGCAGACTCTTTTTCctgaaaggaattaaaaaatataataaggctgggcgtggcggcccacacctgtaaccccagcactttgggaggccgaggcgggcagatcacctgaggtcaggggttcgagaccagcctggccaacatggtgaaaccctgtctccactaaaaatacaaaaaattagccaggtgtggtggtacgcacctgtattccagctacgcgggaggctgaggcaggagaatcgcttgaccctgttaggcggaggttgcagtgagctgaaatcgtgccactgcactctagcttgggcaacaaaagtgaaactgcatctcaaaaaataaataaataaaataaaataaaataatgaaaaactcaggctgggtgtggtggctcacgcctgtaatcccaacactttgggaggctgaggcaggaggatcacttgaggccaggagtttggggccagcctgggtgacaaagcaaaaccccatctctacaaaaaatttaaaaatcgaATGCGGTGATGCACGCCTGCAgacccagctacccaggaagccaaggcaggaggatcacttgagcccagaaggtcaaggctgcagtgagctgtgattgtgccactgcactccaacatgggcaacagagctagacatagtctcaaaaaaagagcccgggcatggcggctcacacctgtaatcttagcactttgggaagctaaggcgggcagatcacttgagccaaggagttagagatcagcctgggcaacatggcaaaaccccatctctacaaaaaaatacaaaaaatgaggtgggaggatcacctcagcctggggaggttgaggctgcaatgggctGTGATGGTGCCGGAGCacaccagcctcagcaacagagaccccatctcaaagaaaaaagaaaaagtgagagaagAATTTATTCACGttaatattaaaagtaattaaatagcctggccaggcgtggtggctcacgcctgtaatcccagcactttgggaggccgagaccagcctgaccaacatggagaaaccccgtctctactgagaatacaaaattagccgggtgtggtggcacatgcctgtaatcccagctactcaggaggctgaggcaggagaatcacttgaacccgggaggcggaggttgcagtgagctgagatcctgccattgcactccagcctgggcaacaagagcaaaactctatttcaaaaaataaaaaaataaaaaaaaaggtaattaaatAGCCTTCAGTAAAATGgtgaggaaatgagaaaaatcataGTTGTTAACCATGTGTTACCAGCAGCtagccttttaaaatataaaactttggctgggtgtggtagtttaggcctgtaatcccagcactttgagaggccaaggtgggtggatcacctgaggtcaggagttcgagaccaatctggtgaacatggtgagagcccatctctactaaaaatacaaaaattagccgggtgtggtggctcatgcctataatcccagctactcaggaagctgaggcaggagaatcacttgaacccgggaggtggaggctgcagtgagctgagatcgtgccactgcactccagcctgggcaacagagcaggactccgtctcaaataataataataaaacgtATACCACTAATAACAAATAGATGAGATTTAATCTCTTTAGATGGGAACAATCCAATAAAGTCCTACAATAATATAGGGCAATAAATTTTGGAGAGCTTTAATTACTGTGCAAGAAAAATATTCTAGTTGAAATGAAGAGTCTCCTTGGCCTGTTTCCGCACAGCAGAGCAAACCGTCTTCTCCATTCACATTTCTTGGAGTTAAGAGCCTGgcctaggctgggcgtggtggctcacacctgtaattccaacactttggggggccaaagtgggtggatcacctgaggtcaggagtttgagatcagcctgggcaacacagtgaaaccctgtctctacaaaaaatacaaatattagccacgtgtggtgacacacgcctgtaatcccagctactcaggaggctgaggcaggagaatcgcttgaacccaggaggcggaggttgcagtgagccgagatcacgccaccgcactccagcctgggtgacagaatgagactccatctcaaaaaaaaaaaaagcctggcctACTTATCATTGGAAATTTCCATTAGCAGATGGCTAATGACAAACAATCAAATAAGCTGAGAAGGGGAAGGGCAATTACTCAAAAGGCTGGAGACGGCAGGGTGcaagggctcacgcctgtaatcccagcactttgcgaggccaaggcaggcagatcacaaggtcaggagatcgagaccatcctggccaacacggtgaaaccctgtctctactaaaaatacaaaaaattagccgggcgtggtggcgggcgcctgtagtcccagccactcgggaggctgaagcaggagaattgcttgaacccaggaggcggaggttgcagtgagccgagatcgtgccactgcactccagcctgggtgatagagcgagactccgtctcacaaaacaaaacaaaaacaaacaaaaaaggctggAGGCAGCATTGCCAAGAGGAGGTTGGGATGGGTGGGAGGTGGCCTTGTGTCGCCTTCACGGGTTCAGAGGGTTGTTGGGGTGTCCTGGGGGCCTGGAGGAGCCTCGCTACGAAATGGTTTAGTTTTACTTAAAACCACAAGGACAGATTAAAAACTGCAGAGCTGAGCTTTGCAGTTCTCAGGCTTTACCCTGGTTCAGGCCAACATCCCTAAGAAGCAATTCGATGTTGAGTGACTCACCTGCAGGGAACTCTATGCAGTAGCCCCCCATTGGTGGTCGGAACTGTTTCACCAGAACGATACACTCATAGTGAAGTGTTCTCTGCAGCACGGGGATGACCGCGACACCTGTCACCAGGAAATGGAACCAAGGAAATCCCTAATGAGAGGTCAGCAATGCCAGCACATTGTTTAGAGCAAGCTAATGAAAACCCCAGACTTTAAGAAACTCCGTTTTAATCTACAATACTGGCAGTTAATATtggaagctattttaaaaatgtaattaaaaatcatCACTTCCATGTTGTttacactttcttttttaaacaaaaaggcTGTTTAATTGTCACAGTTTCTTAAACTAAAATCGGAATAA is a genomic window containing:
- the NUDT5 gene encoding ADP-sugar pyrophosphatase isoform 3 (isoform 3 is encoded by transcript variant 3), coding for MGGYCIEFPAGLIDDGETPEAAALRELEEETGYKGDIAECSPAVCMDPGLSNCTIHIVTVTINGDDAENARPKPKPGDGEFVEVISLPKNDLLQRLDALVAEEHLTVDARVYSYALALKHANAKPFEVPFLKF
- the NUDT5 gene encoding ADP-sugar pyrophosphatase isoform 1 (isoform 1 is encoded by transcript variant 1); this encodes MESQEPTESSQNGKQYIISEELISEGKWVKLEKTTYMDPTGKTRTWESVKRTTRKEQTADGVAVIPVLQRTLHYECIVLVKQFRPPMGGYCIEFPAGLIDDGETPEAAALRELEEETGYKGDIAECSPAVCMDPGLSNCTIHIVTVTINGDDAENARPKPKPGDGEFVEVISLPKNDLLQRLDALVAEEHLTVDARVYSYALALKHANAKPFEVPFLKF
- the NUDT5 gene encoding ADP-sugar pyrophosphatase isoform 2 (isoform 2 is encoded by transcript variant 2) produces the protein MESQEPTESSQNGKQYIISEELISEGKWVKLEKTTYMDPTGKTRTWESVKRTTRKEQTADGVAVIPVLQRTLHYECIVLVKQFRPPMGGYCIEFPAGLIDDGETPEAAALRELEEETGYKGDIAECSPAVCMDPGLSNCTIHIVTVTINGDDAENARPKPKPEFVEVISLPKNDLLQRLDALVAEEHLTVDARVYSYALALKHANAKPFEVPFLKF